The Palaemon carinicauda isolate YSFRI2023 chromosome 33, ASM3689809v2, whole genome shotgun sequence genome contains a region encoding:
- the LOC137626176 gene encoding uncharacterized protein codes for MERLLRPSRFDVDPDSAQAAKEWTHWLRTFTNFVEAVQLTTPTLDKLVLLTNYVAPSVYDYIPECETYENAEEVLTSLYVKPNNEIFARHLLATHRQNSGESLDQFLQALKLLAKDCQFKSVTAEEACDSYVRDAFINGLVSGAIRQRLLENLTLSLNTAYEQARTLEMARKNRDIKKYKIIKYSIDKGKKK; via the coding sequence ATGGAACGGCTTCTGCGCCCATCCCGGTTTGATGTGGACCCTGACTCTGCCCAGGCCGCCAAGGAGTGGACACACTGGCTGAGGACATTTACAAACTTCGTTGAAGCGGTGCAGCTGACTACCCCTACGCTTGACAAACTGGTTCTTCTCACTAACTATGTGGCTCCTAGTGTGTATGACTACATTCCTGAGTGTGAGACTTATGAGAACGCTGAAGAGGTTTTGACATCTTTGTACGTGAAACCgaacaatgaaatatttgccaGGCATCTACTTGCCACTCACAGGCAAAACTCGGGTGAGTCCCTGGATCAGTTCCTGCAGGCACTAAAGCTACTTGCTAAGGACTGTCAATTCAAAAGTGTAACGGCGGAGGAAGCATGTGACAGTTATGTTCGGGATGCCTTCATTAATGGTTTGGTCTCTGGTGCAATACGCCAGCGTCTGTTGGAGAATTTGACACTGAGCTTAAATACTGCTTATGAACAGGCCCGCACTCTAGAAATGGCCcgaaaaaatcgggatataaagaaatataagattatcaaatattcaattgataagggaaaaaaaaaatag
- the LOC137626177 gene encoding uncharacterized protein: MAQKHSASYSSAEPVNAAVSAMNREEESFSAENNSVSVSAATSSARCFFCGNNRHPRTQCPAKDAVCLKCKKQGHYAKVCRSVKQASGSSSPKYSSAMLASIVGASPKCLEKSITPLKLNGSPVSALIDTGSSDSFVRHNLVDLNKLTMSPEHGKVSMADGSLSSNILGLCSVDLELKGETYHGVELKVLQRLCSDVILGHDFLRKHSGLEMDFGGEKPPLKICSLGVVKVSPPFLFKNLTPDCRPVANKSRLYSLSDKKFIEAEIARMMSEGIIRPSNSPWRAQVLVTSGENQKRRMVVDYSPSVTSKSEPLNYLGIQ; the protein is encoded by the exons atggcccagaagcattcagcctcctactctTCAGCAGAACCTGTTAATGCTGCTGTGTCAGCAATGAATCGAGAGGAGGAATCGTTTAGTGCTGAAAATAACAGTGTGTCTGTTTCTGCTGCTACTTCTAGTGCTCGATGTTTTTTTTGTGGGAACAACCGGCATCCCCGAACTCAGTGTCCTGCTAAGGACGCAGTGTGTTTGAAATGTAAGAAGCAAGGACATTATGCTAAGGTGTGCCGCTCTGTGAAACAGGCGAGTGGCTCTTCTAGCCCAAAATATTCTTCAGCAATGCTAGCTTCTATAGTGGGGGCCTCCCCTAAGTGTCTTGAAAAATCTATAACACCTCTCAAGCTTAATGGTAGCCCTGTCAGTGCCCTTATTGATACTGGGAGTTCGGACAGCTTTGTGCGTCATAATTTAGTGGACCTAAACAAACTAACTATGTCTCCAGAGCATGGAAAAGTCTCCATGGCTGATGGATCCCTGTCCTCAAACATCTTAGGTCTGTGCAGTGTGGACTTGGAGTTAAAAGGAGAGACTTATCACGGTGTTGAACTCAAGGTGTTACAAAGATTATGTAGTGATGTGATTCTAGGCCATGACTTCCTGAGGAAACATTCTGGTCTGGaaatggattttggaggagagaaacCTCCTTTGAAGATATGTTCACTAGGTGTTGTTAAGGTGTCCCCTCCTTTCCTTTTCAAGAACCTGACGCCAGATTGTAGACCAGTGGCTAATAAGTCAAGACTATACTCCTTGAGTGACAAGAAGTTCATTGAAGCGGAGATTGCGCGTATGATGTCGGAAGGAATAATAAGGCCCAGCAATTCTCCTTGGAGAGCTCAAGTGCTGGTGACATCAGgggagaatcagaaaaggaggatggttgtagattactctc CAAGTGTGACTTCAAAGTCAGAACCattaaattacttgggtattcagtaa